Proteins from a single region of Anthonomus grandis grandis chromosome 10, icAntGran1.3, whole genome shotgun sequence:
- the LOC126740859 gene encoding uncharacterized protein LOC126740859: protein MENELENNVTEELEQQITEIVGEERIYMTHVDAEVNPPQVTEIMEQEYTSIPEVEAEVNQRRITGKKIKEASSSATQLKININMVKREKGEAYTDYKNRRVPEKSSAVGTQLCTEKCRLKCNNSFADADRNSLFKQYYSLPTTDEKNVYLFGCLKPFDVKQPSSTNAVRQKSFRYFVTLDGKSKQVCKSAFLKLFNVGRKKLERIRNQISQGQAIPAKDKRGRHMTRKNQTPNEQLDIVRQHIKSFPAEMLHYSRNKNEHRLYLSPMLSINKMYELFKNQCFEQNLQCVKNNRYRQIFVSEFNFGFGSPKSDTCKVCDSNRNKDEQVRRYKAAFEEHIDRDLGLSKKLSGKLKIFIQ, encoded by the exons ATGGAAAATGAACTGGAAAATAATGTAACTGAAGAACTAGAACAACAGATTActg aaattGTAGGAGAAGAAAGAATATATATGACTCATGTTGACGCTGAAGTTAACCCACCACAGGTTACTg aaattatggAACAAGAATATACGAGTATTCCTGAGGTTGAAGCTGAAGTCAACCAACGGCGCATAaccggaaaaaaaatcaaggaaGCGTCGAGCTCAGCCACacaattgaaaataaacataaatatggtAAAGAGAGAAAAAGGAGAGGCATATACTGACTATAAAAATAGACGTGTCCCAGAAAAATCGTCCGCAGTTGGAACACAACTTTGCACAGAAAAATGCAGACTAAAATGCAATAACAGCTTTGCAGACGCTGATCGCAATAGTTTATTTAAGCAATACTATTCATTACCTACCACTGATGAGAAAAACGTCTACCTCTTTGGTTGTCTCAAACCATTCGATGTTAAGCAACCAAGTAGTACAAATGCTGTTCGCCAAAAATCTTTCAGATATTTTGTAACTTTAGATGGAAAATCAAAACAAGTCTGCAAAAGtgcatttttaaaactatttaatgtcggaagaaaaaaattagagcGTATTCGTAATCAAATTTCTCAGGGACAAGCTATTCCAGCTAAAGATAAGAGGGGTCGCCATATGACCCGCAAGAATCAAACACCCAACGAGCAGCTTGACATAGTTCGTCAACATATTAAATCATTTCCTGCAGAAATGTTGCATTATTCgcgaaataaaaatgaacatcgcCTGTACTTATCGCCTATGCTATCAATAAACAAAATGTATGAACTATTCAAGAACCAATGTTTTGAACAAAATCTACAGTGTgtcaaaaataatagatatagacaaatttttgtttccgaatttaattttggttttggATCTCCAAAATCAGATACCTGTAAGGTTTGTGACTCTAATAGAAATAAAGACGAACAAGTTAGGCGCTACAAGGCAGCATTTGAAGAACATATTGATAGAGACTTGGGGCTGTCGAAAAAGTTATCCGGaaagcttaaaatatttatacagtaG